Genomic window (Aquimarina sp. BL5):
CTTAGGTATCGGTTCTATAGTGGACGCTGGTACAGCATCACTATATATTCAGAAAGGAGCTAATTTTATAGTTTCTCCAATTCTAAATGCTGAAATAGCTAAAGTATGCAATAGAAGAAAAATTGCATGGTTACCCGGCTGTGGAACGTTAACAGAAATAAATTATGCTGAAGAATTAGGTGCAGAAATAGTAAAAATATTTCCTGCAGCCCAAGTTGGAGGAGCTGATTTTATAAAAGGTATAAAAGCACCTTGTCCTTGGACAAGTATCATGCCAAGTGGAGGCGTAACTCCCGAAAAGAAAAACTTGATTGATTGGTTTAATGCAGGAGTGCACTGTGTAGGAATGGGATCCAAGCTTATTGTAAAAGATACTCAAGGAAACTATGATTATGCCAAAATAACTGAATTAACCAAAAACTCCCTCCAAATTGTGGAGTATGTAAGAAAGGACAATCTCTAAAACTTAAGATAACTTATCTACAAAGTCTATTTCTCACTACTAAATCAATAAATAATTAAGCTAATTATATGATTTTCAACAAAAGTTGTGTTAAATAAAATAAATTCATATATTTGGTTGACCAATTTGGTTGACCAAATACAAACAAACTTCACCTGACATTAAAATTTAGACAATTATGAAAAATTTATTACTATTATTAACTACTTTGGGTAGTTTTAGCTTTATATCAGCTCAAACTTACGACAACAGCACTTACTTCATCAATGAGATAATTCCTAGTCCTCCTAATTCTTCATCAACATTAGTAAATCATACAGATAACACTAGTGTAGCAGATCATAAATTTGATGCTGATGATACTTTTGAATATTTTGAATTTAGAGGAACTCCAAATGCTACTATTGACGATGGTGTGTACTTTATCGTTGTAGACGGCGATGGAGATGATAGTGATGTAGGTAGTAATATAGGAAAAGTGCGAGACGCTATTGATTTAAGTGGATTAACGTTTGGAAGCAATGGGATTCTTTCTATTGTTGCAAATATGACTTTTGAAGCAGGTTCTGTAGATCAAAGTGGAGCTAACATTGAAGGTACTAAAATGACCAACCCTTATGCAGCTGCTTTAGCTGCCTCAGGTGCGAATGTTATTACTGTAGAATTGGAGGGAACTCCTGTATGGACGGATGAATTGGATCCGGAAGACGGTAGTCTTGATACACTTAATAATTTCACAAGTGTTTCTGCTGTTACTAATTCAATTGGATATGATGGTAGTATAAATGATCAAAGTAGCACATATATGTTAATCAAATCCACCACTGGATCGCCTAAAGATTTAATAATTGATACAGATGAAAATGGAATAATTGATGATGCAACAGCTGCACCTGGTGCGGATCATTTATCTTGGACAATTTATGACTCAGTGAGTATTCTTGATGACGATGATATATCTTCTCCTGAAGTTGGTGAATTTGCTTATGGTCAAATTATTTTTGTTGAAATTCTTACTGATAGCGATCCTTTTTTAAATTATGATAATACATTATCAACTGTTGTAACTCTTCAACAATACCCTATGTATATAGCTAGATTTGATGGAACAACTGGTTATGTTGGAGGTACAGATTGGATGGCTGGTCGTCTTAATTCTAATTCCTTTCCAGAATGGCAAATTAGTACAAATGAGGCGAGAAACATCCCTGTTTCATTAACAGGAACAACCGTACCATTAGATACTTATGGAGAGCCTAACATAACAACGAATGTTCTTTCTATTACAGAACAAGAATTAACAGAGGATTTTTCTTTTTTCCCTAATCCAACTACTAACGTAATCAATATAAGTTCTAAGAATGATATCATTTCATCTATCGAGGTAGTAAACATAACTGGTCAAATATTAATACAAAAAGATAGTAACTTAGATGTTATCGATTTAACGGATTTCTCTACCGGATTGTATTATATGAATATATATGGTGATGGAGCTAAAATTACTAAAGCAATAGTTAAAAACTAAAACATTTTAAAAAGTTTGATTTTAATTTGAGTTTAGATGATATCCTTGCATATTTTTGCAGGGATATCACTATTAAAGCCATAACTTAAAACATAATATACGATGAAACTATTTACGCTAATTTTTGTTTTATTTATAAGTTTTAGTACTAAAGCTCAGGTAACGTTAGACGCTAATGGCCCTGGTGACACCTATGAACTCATTAATAGTGTTTTTGCTCCAACTAGTGGAAATGTTATAGAAGCTCCTGGAGTTACAGGTAGTTCTTGCGATAATCATTCGACATATTCCGGTACAGACGGCAATCGTCATATAGACGAAATATTTGATGCTGATTTGGGTATTAATGTTTTTAGATTTATTATTCACGTAGATGAAGACATTGATCGTGACAAATGTTCTACTACCGATCGACAACGTAATGAAATAAAAACCTACGCTCCTTCTCCAGACAATCTGAAAGGGGTACTTGGAGAAACTGTACAATATAAATGGAAGTTTAAAATTGATGCTAATTTTCAACCTTCTGGAAGTTTTACTCATTTTCATCAATTAAAATCTGTAGGAGCAGATTCTGCAGAAGAAAGCCAACCATTGATTACCTTAACAGCCAGAAAAGCAAGTCCAGATCGATTGGAATTAAGATATGCTCCAACAACTTCGCAATCCACGCTTACTACAGTAAATCTATCACTTTTAAGAGGTAATTGGGTAGAAGTCGTAGAAACAGTTACCTACGGTGAAACTAATAATGCGATCTATAATATCATTATTACCAATATTAGTACCGGAGCAGAGATCCTGAACTATTCTTCATCTGAACTAAGAATGTGGAAAACAAACGCTGATTTCATTAGACCAAAGTGGGGAATATATAGAAGTCTAAATTCTTCTTCTGATTTAAGGGATGAAGAAGTATTATATGCTAACTTCTCGGTAACTGAAAATCCTACACTCTCTATACCAAGGATATCAGAAAAAGAACTATTCCAAGTATTCCCAAATCCTGCGAGCGCATCCATAAATTTCAATCTTTCAACAAATACAAATAATTACGAAGTACTAATCATTGATGGATCAGGAAAATTAGTCACTAAATTAAATGGATTAGGAATAGATAACAAATTAGATATCAGCAATCTTGCTAAGGGTATCTATTTTATAAAATTGGTAGATAAGAAGACTAATACTTTTACTATAAAAAAAGTAATAAAAACAAATTAGTAAAAAGTTCAAACAAAAATATTATGAGATCAGTTCTAATACTATTTGCTTTTTTAGCATACTTTTCTGCATATTCTCAGGTTACTCTTATTGCAGACGGCCCTGGAGACACCTATGAACTTATTACTTCCAAACTTGCTCCAGGTTATAAGCCCATTGAAGCACCAGGGAAAAAGAAAGGTGATTGCGACAACCATTCAAGTTTTAATGACACACATATTACGGAAGTTTTTAATCAAGAATTACAAAAGAATGTATTCAAATTTGTTATTCATGTCGAAGAAGATAATGATCGCTGTAAGAAATTCGATAGACAACGTAACGAAATTAAAAGTTATAAATCATCCCCTGATAATCTCAAAGGAGTTTTAGGAGAAACTGTAGAATATAAGTGGAAATTTAAACTGGATAAAGGTTTCCAGCCTTCTAAAAAATTCACACATCTACATCAATTAAAGGCTGTAGGCGGATTTGATAAAGATATGCCACTCATCACACTTACTGCCAGAAAAGGAAGTGTTGATCGCTTAGAATTAAGATATTCTTCTGGCTTAGACCAAAACACATTAACCTATGTAGCATTAAGCGCTTTTAAAGGGAAATGGGTAGATGTTATTGAAACCGTTACTTATGAAGAAAAAGGTAAAGCTAAATTTTCTATACTAATTAAGGATTTAAAAACCGGTGCAAAAATACTCGAGTATAACGACGATACTTTAAGAATGTGGAAAACACAAGCTGACTTTATTCGACCAAAATGGGGTATCTACAGAAGTCTAAAACACTCATCTGACCTAAGAGACGAAGAAATACTATTTGCTGACTTTTCTATTACAGAAATCTAATTAAGCTTCAAACTTAAATACAAATCTTAACCCAAAAACGATGAAACTGAATCTTTAACAACCTTAAAGATCAAAAACTCTGCTCAAATTAAATCCAAAGAAAAAATCACCATCTCCCCAATCTCCAGATCCTTGACCTAAGAAACCGTTTTCGAACATAGGTTGTGCATTTGTAAAATGCACCTGAAATACATGCCCTCCCGTTTCTATATCAAAACCGATAGATAGTGGGTTTTTAAACGTCGAACTACTACTTCTATTAAAATGATACCCATAATCTAAATTAAGACTAAAACGGTTAGTTAATTTATAACGCCCTCCTACTCCCATAATAAACTGAGAATTATCCTGATCATCAAATCGAACAAAATTTTCATGTAAATAAGAAGGTGCTAATTCTAGCGAAAGTCTTTTACTTACTTTTTTAGAAATCAAAATTTGAGACACATAAGATAACCTATTATTAAATTCTAATTTAGGCAGTTGATCTTTTTCTAAACCAGTATTAATAGTTAGTAAATTGTATCCAACAATAGTAAAAGGAAATCCTCCTTTTTTCTGTCTTGCGATCCTATATTTAATATGGCCTCCATACGTTTTTTGAAACGAGCTACGAGCAATACCTACGTTTAACCCATCCGTTATACCATAGATAAACTTAAGTTGGGTAACCGCCTGATCTAATCCAAAAAAATCATCAATACCATTTTCTACACTACCAAAACGGTGAGCAACTACAAAAAATAAGTTTCGCTTATTAACCAATTTTGTAGATTCAAAATTTACAATCTTAAGTCCTTTAAAAGTAGAGGTTACATAATTGTCTTCCTGAACTTCCGACGCTAACTCATCTAACAGGTCATCTTGAGCAAATGTAATGGACGGAAATAAAAATAGAAGGAATAAGAGTTTTCTCATAAAAATGATTTTAAAATACTAATTAAAGACAAATTATTTAATAATTGATGCTTGATCTAACTTAACCACTTCCAAAAGTTCATCATATCCTATACATCTTCCTTTTATGGCATATTTTGAATTTAAACTAGATTCAGAAATATTATGATTAATGTCAAAAGTACAATACGCAGCATCATTTAGCATTAAAGAATTAGCCTCTATTTCTGTTAGTTTTCCCTCAACAATAATTGTTTTATTCAGATACTTTTTAGAAGTTACATCAGAATTTTCCGAAAACTCTCTTGCTAATTCGGTTGCATCCACTGTAAATTCAGCCTTCTCTCCCTGAATGTCTCTATGAGATTGGTACACATATTTATATCCAACAAAAGCCGCAATTCCTAGAATTAAAATTACTATTAGTAGTTTTTTCATTGTACTTTTTCTGTTTAAACTTGTTTTAAAAGTATGAAAATTATCCACCTAATGAAACTTATTTTTGCATATCAACTAAATTTAATCTAATTTCTACCATTCAAAACTAAAATTCAAAAAGGAATTTATGAAAGTATATTTTTTCAAATTTTTGATTCTTTGCATAATTACAATAAGTATAAGTTGTGAAAATGATAGTGAAAATGATTTAATAGATGTGACACCGCCTGTTACAGTTGTTACCTATGATAATAATGTAAAAGCTATTATTGATAATAATTGTACTTCTTGTCATAATGACCCTCCTATTAACTTTGCACCAATGCCGCTTCTAACCTTTGATCAAGTAAAAGAAGCAGTAGATAACAGAGGATTGCTTGATAGAGTTTCTTCAGAAGACACTAACTTTTTAATGCCTGCTGGAGGGCCTAGACTACCACAAACTACCATAGATATTATTTTACAATGGAATACCGATGGATTATTAGAACAATAAAAACTGTCATACTATGAAAAATTTCTTATTCTTTTTATTACTATTTGTTTCAGCATCTATTGTTGCTCAAGGAAAGTTTATTACCAAAAAAGGCACTATTAATTTTGAAGCTTCTGTACCCGCTTTTGAAGAGGTAAAAGCGAAAAACACAACGGTAACTGCTATTCTAAATACCGATAATGGAGAGTTCGCAGCTTTAGCTCTAATGAAAGGATTTCGTTTTAAAAATGCTTTAATGGAAGAGCATTTTAATGAAAACTATATTGAATCAGACGATTATCCTAAAGCAACTTTTAAAGGTAACCTTCTAGATTTTGACAATACTAATATACAGAATGAATATACTATTAAAGGAACCTTATCATTGCACGGCAAATCAAAAGAAATTGAAACAAAAGCTGTTCTTAATAAAGACGATGATGATACAATTTCTATTACTTCAAGCTTTATAACCAAAGCTGAAGAATTTGATATTAAGATTCCAGGCATAGTTAGTAAAAAGATAGCGGACGATGTCTCCGTGTCATTCAACTTTGTTCTAAAAAAGAAATAATTTTTTCAAATTCTATTTTTTCAACTTGAAAAATTCCTTTTTTAAATTCAATTTTTCCTCTTTAGCGTGTTTTAATTGAGTGTATACAAATTAACCATGTTATTTGCGGTAATAAACCTTGAATGTTAATTCATTCAAAATTTCTCTAAGTATTAACTATATATCCCGTCAACGATCATGTAATTATCCATAAAATCAATATATTTAGATTCCAGCACAATAATGATTAGTAAAAACAAATAACATTATTTTAAAATGATGTTCTAATTAAAACTCAACTCTCAGTGAAATCTCTTAAAACCTTGTTATACTTCTCCATTTTTAAATATCCCCTTTCTGCTGAAGAGATTTATTTATTTTCTGCAGCCACTGATCAAAGTGAAATCAAAAACGAATTGGAATATCTCAAAAAAAAAGGAGTTATTTCTTCTGATAATAGCTACTATTTTCTTGACGGAAACTTAGAATCCGTTTCTCGACGTATAGAGGGTAATAAAATGGCCAAGTCGGTCATGGAAAAAGCAATAAAAAAAGGAGTTTTAATTGCTAAATTCCCCTATGTAAAAGCTGTTGGTATTTCTGGTGCTTTGTCTAAAAATTACCACGATAAAAATGGTGATGTTGATTTTTTTGTAATTACAGAATCAGAGCGTTTATGGGTAGCCAGAACTTTATTAATGCTGTACAAAAAAATATTCTTACTCAATTCTAGAAAGTTCTTTTGTATCAATTACTTTATTTCAGAAAATTCCTTAGAGATATCTGAAAAAAATATATTTACAGCAACTGAATTATTGACACTGATTCCTGTTTCTGGAGATTTTACTGGTTTTTATAATCAAAATCAATGGGTTTCTAATTTTCTACCTAATCTAGAAATAGGAAAATCTTCTATTAAAAATTTGAAAAATAAACCGTTTATCACCAAGGCAATAGAACTAATTTTTAACACAAAAATTGGTAACATTCTAGAGAAACTTTTTTTAAAAATGACTTTAAAAAAGTGGAATACTAAATTTCAAACATTAAAAAAAGGTGATTTTGATATAGCAATGAAATCAACTAATAATGTATCTAAACATCATCCACGAAATTTCCAAAAAAAGGTCATCGACAGGCTTAATAAAAGATACAATGAATTTCAATTAAAGTACAATATAGAATTAGAAAAAGAACATGCTTGATATTTTATTTTCACATTCTTATTATTACCCTTTAGATCTTAAACAATGGAAGAATCAAACACCTTATCCTCCATTAGGAACTATATATGCTGCTTCATTACTAAGAGAAAAAGGGTTTACAGTTGATCTTTTTGATACCAATCTGAGAGATAACCCATATGAGATTGAGAAAGAAATTATAAAAAAGAAACCAAAATTCCTGGTTTTATATGATGATGGCTTTAATTACTTGACCAAAATGTGTCTTACCACAATGCGCAAAGCCGCTTTTGAAATGATGAGAATTGGAAAAAGCCATGAGTGTACCATAATTGTTAACAGTTCTGACGCTACAGATCATCATGCTAAGTATCTATTCAATGGAGCGGATTATATTATTAAGGGAGAAGGAGAACTAACTTTATTAGAACTTATTTCTGCACTTAAAAATAACCAACCCATAGAAAAAATTAAAAGCCTTGTATACATAAAGGATGAAGAAACGATCACAAACCCTAAACGAGAAGTTCTAAAAAATCTAGACGAATTACCAATACCTGCTTGGGACCTTGTAGATATTGATTCATATAGAAAAGTCTGGAATAATGGTGGTAAAGAATTTACTTTAAATCTTGCTACTACTAGAGGTTGTCCATTTAAATGTAATTGGTGCGCTAAACCAATTTATGGCAATCGATATAACACACATTCTCCAGAATATATCGTAAAACATATACAATATTTACAAAAAAAATATAAAGTCGAACGTTTCTGGATGTGCGACGATATTTTTGGCTTAACTCCTGGATGGGTGCAAGATTTTAATCTAGAGCTAAAAAAACAAAATGTTACCTTACAATATTATATCCAAAGTAGAGTAGATTTATTACTTAAAGAAGATACCATTGATGCTCTTGCAGAATCTGGGTTACAAGAAGTTTGGGTTGGAGCAGAGAGTGGTTCTCAATCTATTTTAGATGCTATGGATAAAGGAACTAAAGTAGAAGAAATATACAATGCTACAACCTTATTAAAAGAGAAAAATATACGCGTGGCATTTTTTATTCAATTTGGATACCTAGGAGAAACAAAAAGTGATATTTCTAAAACCATAAAAATGATTAAAGAATTAGTTCCCGATGATTTAGGAATATCAGTATCATATCCACTTCCCGGAACTAAATTCTATGATAAAGTAAAGGATGATCTTAGGTTTAAGGCAAATTGGACAGACTCTGATGATTTAGCTATGATGTTTAAGAGCACATATAATTCTAAATATTATAAAAAATTACATAGGTATGTGCATAAAGAATATAGAAAAAGTCAAGGATTACGATTCTTAAAAACAACTCTAAAAAACCCTTCTAAGCTTTCTAGTATTGCCGTAAAAAGAATATCATATTTACTATATTATTTCCCAAGTGCATATATAGATGCACAAATTTTAAAAAGAATGGAGCATATAAATGAATGAGAGTTTTGACATAGCTGCGATAACCTATGATAGTACTTTTACTCATAGCAAAATTGGTGAACTCCAAAGAAATTTGGTATATGGTCATTTAACAGAAATACTGCCATCCAATCAAGAATTAGATATTCTAGAAATTAACTGTGGTACTGGTCATGATGCCATATGGTTAGCTGATCAAGGTCATCGAGTTATTGCGACTGATATATCTTCAGAAATGATCTCTATTGCTAAATCCAAACAAAACGGTAACGATAAACACCTAGAATTTCTACAACTAGATATCAATGAACTTGAAACTTTTAATTCCGACCATTCTTTTGATTTGATATTTTCGGATTTTGGAGGACTAAACTGTCTGTCTCCTAATCAATTGAATCAATTTTTTATTACGGCAGAAAAAAAATTAAAACCAAATGGTAGTATTGTAGGAGTTATTATGCCAAGACACTGTTTGATGGAAAACATCTACTTTATGATGAAAAATAAATTTAAGCAAGCCTTTAGACGTAATACCAGTGATGTTGTAATAGCAAATGTAGATGGAATCGAAGTAAACACTTGGTATTACAACCCAAAAGATATTAAAAAAGTATCAACTGAATTCTTTAACACAAAAAAGTTAAAACCTATCGGATTATGGATCCCTCCTTCTTATCTTGAATCGTTCTTTAGCAACAAACTAGGAGTTTTAAAAATATTATCAAGCTTAGATATGTTGTTCAGACGTTTCGCATTCTTATCAAAATATAGTGATCATTATTTAATCTCATTAGTCAAAAAATGAGCATAATACTTACCCACGCATATTATCTAAGCACAGATCCTAAAGAACAAAGGATTATGAAGCCTTATCCTCCTTTGGGACAACTATACATTGCCGGGTATTTAAAAGAACGCGGTTTAGAAAATTATGTTTTTGATACCACATTTAGTTCTAAAGAAGATCAATTAGTCTTTATAGCGTCTAAAAAACCCGATGTAGTAGCAATATATGCGAATCTAATGACTAAAGTAGAAGTCATAAAGCTTATCAAAACACTTATTACAGAAGCTGCTTATGGTTTTCCAAAAATAATTTTAGGGGGTCCTGATGTTACCTACAACACTGAAAACTACTTAAGATCTGGTGCTCAATACATTGTAATAGGCGAAGGAGAAGAAACCTTGTATGAACTTCATCAAGCGATTATAAATAAAACTGATATACTTGCTGTTTCGGGAATTGCTTATTTGGATAACGATAAAGTAGTAAAAACTACAGCAAGAATAAAAATGAAAGATTTATCGGTGCTTCCTCTTCCTGATAGAGAAGCTATCGATATGCAAAAATATCTTGATACTTGGAAAAACAACCATGGACAAAGTTCTATGACCATTAGTACGCAACGTGGTTGCCCTTACACCTGTAAATGGTGTAGCACAGCTGTTTATGGACAAAGTTATCGAAGAAGACCCGCTAATCTTGTAGCTCAAGAATTAGCAATGCTTAAAAGAGAATATAATCCTGATACTATTTGGTTTGTTGACGACGTATTTACGGTAAGTCATAAATGGTTAGCAGAATTTCATAAAGAAGTAATACAGCAAGATGCTATTATCCCTTTTGAATGTATTACTCGAGCGGAACGCTTAAATGATGAAGTTTTACAACAGTTAAAAGAGGCAGGCTGTTATAGAATATGGATTGGTGCAGAAAGTGGTTCACAAAAAATAGTGGATGCGATGGACAGGAGAGTTAAAGTAGAAACGGTAAGAGAAGCTATTCAAAAAACAAATCAATTAGGTATAGAAACTGGAACGTTCATCATGGTAGGGTATCCCGGTGAAGATGAAAAAGATATTGCCGAAACCATACATCATCTAAAAGTTGCTAATCCTACACATTTTACAATCACTGTTGCTTATCCCATAAAAGGAACCTCTCTGTATAATGAAATTGAAAATGATATTACAGAACAACCGGATTGGGACACCTCTACCGATAGAGATATTGATTTTAGGAGAACCTACCACCGTAAATTCTATGATTTTGCTGTAAGACGAATTGTTAATGAAGTAAATTATTTTAAAAACGAAAACAGCATAAAATTAAAATTAAAATTAAAATTAAAATCGATCGCCGCTTTAATGTTCATGAAGTATTATAAATTGAGATAGACTCATATGGCTGGTATTGACTCCACATTTTGGAATAAAAAAAATCTAAATTATTTCTTTATTACTTGTGTATTCTTTACGCTTAGTTTAATCGGAATATTACATCATGAATTGTGGTTAGATGAATCTCATCATTGGTTGTTAGCTAGAGATAGTAAGTCTATTATAGATTTAATAAATAACACAAAATATGAGGGTCATCCGATACTATGGAATATTCTACTTTTCTTTATAAGTAAGTTCTCCTTAGATCCTTATTGGATGCAATTACTGCATATTAGTATATCTTCTTTACTAGTTGTTGTATTTCTCAAAAAATCTCCTTTTACACTGCTATTCAAAGTATTATTCATTTTTAGTTATTTTATATTCTTTGAATATACTTTATTAAGTAGAAATTATAATTTAGGAATACTTTTCCTGTTTCTTGCTCTTAGTATTTATAGTTATCGTAAAGAAAAAATCGTGCTTTTTTCAGTGCTTCTCGCAATAGCAAGCAATACTCACGCTATTTTTATAGTAATCACAACCTGCATAATGTTTATTATATGCTTAGAATCTATCGAAAAAAACAGACCGTACATTTCCACTAAAATGATTTTTGGTATGTTCCTTTTTGCTATTGGTATCCTTTTAGCAATTATTCAAATTATACCTCCTTCTGATAATTCTTTTTTTGAAAGAGTTCAGGATCTTTCTTTATTCCAAAGGGTTTCTAGAAGTTTCATTGCTTTCTTTAAAGGAGTATTCGTTATTCCTGACTTTAGAACAATACATTTTTGGAATTCTCATTTTATCGTAAATATTAGCAAACCGCTATCATCAGTATTAGGAATACTCAGTATTTTTATCCCACTCTTTATTTTTTATAAAAATAAAATAATTTTGTTATACGCATACCTAGGAATTTTAGGTACTGCAATATTCTTTTTTGTTACTCAATTATCTGCACCAAGATATTTTGGTTTGAACTTTTTATTTATAATTACAGGATTATGGATGGAAAATGATTATCCAATAAAAAAGAACATATTTAACTCTTGGTTTTCTGTATTGACACATAAAAAAATAAGGAATATTCTTATTTATAGTATTCTAATAATCCAAACGTTTTCGGGAATTGTATCTTATAGTTTTGACCTTCTTCTGCCCTTCTCTAGCTCAAAACAAACCGTAGAATTTTTACAAGAATCAAAACTTACTGATAAAATTGTAATTACGCAATGGTGCGAAGGAACACCTTTAAGCAGTTATTTAGAGGCTCCTATATTTTTCACAAATACTAACAGTTATCAAAGTTATTGTACTTGGAATAGGAAAGACTTAACTATTTCCCACTCTAAAAATGAATTAGTTAATTCTTTAGAAAGTATTATGAATGATGTAGATCAAAGTGCTATTTTTATAACAATAGCGGCAATACCTATAGAAGAATATAAAACTATTAGCAGTACTTTGAAATATAAGTTTCTCAAAAGTTTTACTAAAAATATAGTTTCAAAAGAAAGTTATTACATATATGAAATATCAAAAATATAAATATTCTATTTCGTTTACTTTAATAACAGTTGCATTATTAATTTTAGTTTTTTCTTGTAACTCTTCAGTCGAGAACCAAAAAATTAACTTAAAATGGAACAAATCCTATCCTTCTGATACATTTACCAAAAATGTAATAGCCCTAAAATGGTGTTTATCTTTTTTAGGTTCAGATTTGGCATCTGATAGTATTTCAAAGGGTATCTCTACAGATAACCAAAAGATCATTTCTCTAAACTTAAATCAACTTAAATTCGATAAAAACGCTTCTAGATACCTACAAAAATTAAACTCTAAACTAAAAAAAACAGAAGAATACCAAAAGAACAATTCTGTTGACCTAGGAAGATATATAGCACTTACTATCGGTAGTTCCTATCATTACTACAGAATCGTTAATGTACCTAATAAATTAGAAGATTATAATTCTCTATATGCTTTCGATTCTATCAGCGGTTATATAGATAATTCCAGCGTCTCTCTTGTAGATCGAATAATTTCGTACTCAAAATATAATAATCGGAGAGAACAGGCTTATATATCTGTCGAAATCGATTCCATCACTAAAGAAATATTCGAATATGAAACAGTAGAAGTAATGAATAACGGACAACTAAAATTTGGGATCTATGACCGAAACGGAAATCTAAAAGATGTTGCTGATAATAAAATTACAATGGCTGGAAA
Coding sequences:
- a CDS encoding radical SAM protein codes for the protein MLDILFSHSYYYPLDLKQWKNQTPYPPLGTIYAASLLREKGFTVDLFDTNLRDNPYEIEKEIIKKKPKFLVLYDDGFNYLTKMCLTTMRKAAFEMMRIGKSHECTIIVNSSDATDHHAKYLFNGADYIIKGEGELTLLELISALKNNQPIEKIKSLVYIKDEETITNPKREVLKNLDELPIPAWDLVDIDSYRKVWNNGGKEFTLNLATTRGCPFKCNWCAKPIYGNRYNTHSPEYIVKHIQYLQKKYKVERFWMCDDIFGLTPGWVQDFNLELKKQNVTLQYYIQSRVDLLLKEDTIDALAESGLQEVWVGAESGSQSILDAMDKGTKVEEIYNATTLLKEKNIRVAFFIQFGYLGETKSDISKTIKMIKELVPDDLGISVSYPLPGTKFYDKVKDDLRFKANWTDSDDLAMMFKSTYNSKYYKKLHRYVHKEYRKSQGLRFLKTTLKNPSKLSSIAVKRISYLLYYFPSAYIDAQILKRMEHINE
- a CDS encoding class I SAM-dependent methyltransferase; translated protein: MNESFDIAAITYDSTFTHSKIGELQRNLVYGHLTEILPSNQELDILEINCGTGHDAIWLADQGHRVIATDISSEMISIAKSKQNGNDKHLEFLQLDINELETFNSDHSFDLIFSDFGGLNCLSPNQLNQFFITAEKKLKPNGSIVGVIMPRHCLMENIYFMMKNKFKQAFRRNTSDVVIANVDGIEVNTWYYNPKDIKKVSTEFFNTKKLKPIGLWIPPSYLESFFSNKLGVLKILSSLDMLFRRFAFLSKYSDHYLISLVKK
- a CDS encoding B12-binding domain-containing radical SAM protein, which codes for MSIILTHAYYLSTDPKEQRIMKPYPPLGQLYIAGYLKERGLENYVFDTTFSSKEDQLVFIASKKPDVVAIYANLMTKVEVIKLIKTLITEAAYGFPKIILGGPDVTYNTENYLRSGAQYIVIGEGEETLYELHQAIINKTDILAVSGIAYLDNDKVVKTTARIKMKDLSVLPLPDREAIDMQKYLDTWKNNHGQSSMTISTQRGCPYTCKWCSTAVYGQSYRRRPANLVAQELAMLKREYNPDTIWFVDDVFTVSHKWLAEFHKEVIQQDAIIPFECITRAERLNDEVLQQLKEAGCYRIWIGAESGSQKIVDAMDRRVKVETVREAIQKTNQLGIETGTFIMVGYPGEDEKDIAETIHHLKVANPTHFTITVAYPIKGTSLYNEIENDITEQPDWDTSTDRDIDFRRTYHRKFYDFAVRRIVNEVNYFKNENSIKLKLKLKLKSIAALMFMKYYKLR